The DNA segment ACGCCCTGGCGGGCGACGAGCCGCAAGGGGCGGATGCGGGCGGAGCTGGACGAGCGCTACCTCGACGCGCACCGCGCGGGGCGCGCCCGGGTAGTCCTCGGGCGGGCGGCGGACTTCGTCGGCCCCGGCGTGCTCAACTCGACGCTCGGCGGGGCGGTCTTCCCCGGCGCGCTGACCGGAGGGGAAGTCCTCGGCCTGGGCGACATCGACCTGCCGCACAGCTACACGGACATCCGGGACGTGGCGACCGGCCTCGCCACCCTCGGCGAACTCCCGGTGGGTGACGGCCGGGTGTGGCATCTGCCCACCGCGCCCGCCGTCACCACGCGCGAGATCCACACGATGATCGAGGAGCGGGTGGGGCGCCCGCTGCAGCGCGTGGTCCTGCCCGAACCGCGCCCCTTCGGGCCGTTCGACGAAGCCTTCATGGACGAGTACGCGGAGATGTTCTACCAGCACACCGAGCCGCAGATCGTGGACTCCACGGCCTTCGCGCGGACCTTCGGCGTGCACCCGACCCCGCTGGCCGCCACCCTCGACGCCACCGTCGACTGGTACCGCGGCCTGCTGGCCGGGGCCCGCGGCTGACCCGGCGGTACACGCCGCGGAGGCCCGACGCCCCCACGCGTCGGGCCTCCGCTCCGCCGGCTGCGGTCAGGAAGCCGCGGGCGGCGTCGCCGACCAGGCCGTCACGGACAGCTTCCCGCCGTCCACGG comes from the Streptomyces angustmyceticus genome and includes:
- a CDS encoding NAD-dependent epimerase/dehydratase family protein, whose amino-acid sequence is MSDAARSLHAVLGAGPAGTALAGELVRRGHAVRLVSRSGPDNAAEGVERRAADVSTPEGALAAVEGADVVHHCVNVGYHHQVEVMPRIQRAVLAAVESTGARLVVLDTLYPYGPTHGEVMTEDTPWRATSRKGRMRAELDERYLDAHRAGRARVVLGRAADFVGPGVLNSTLGGAVFPGALTGGEVLGLGDIDLPHSYTDIRDVATGLATLGELPVGDGRVWHLPTAPAVTTREIHTMIEERVGRPLQRVVLPEPRPFGPFDEAFMDEYAEMFYQHTEPQIVDSTAFARTFGVHPTPLAATLDATVDWYRGLLAGARG